A region of Triplophysa rosa linkage group LG16, Trosa_1v2, whole genome shotgun sequence DNA encodes the following proteins:
- the psmd4a gene encoding 26S proteasome non-ATPase regulatory subunit 4a isoform X2 produces the protein MVLESTMVCVDNSEYMRNGDFLPTRLQAQQDAVNIVCHSKTRSNPENNVGLITMANNCEVLTTLTPDTGRILSKLHAVQPQGTISFCTGIRVAHLALKHRQGKNHKVRIVAFVGSPVEDNEKDLVKLAKRLKKEKVNVDVINFGEEEANTEKLTAFVNTLNGKEGTGSHLVTVPPGPSLADALLSSPILAGEGGTMMGLGASDFEFGVDPSADPELALALRVSMEEQRQRQEEEARRAAAQSADEGGISTSAADESEEALLKISASQPETVMAALPDFSSMTEDEQIAYAMQMSLAGGEFAESMDTGAPVDTAESKEEEDYDVMQDPEFLQSVLENLPGVDPNNEAIRNAMGSLASQSGNKQEGKKHEEKKK, from the exons ATGGTGCTCGAAAGTACTATGGTCTG TGTGGACAACAGTGAATACATGAGGAATGGAGACTTTCTGCCTACTAGATTACAGGCACAGCAGGATGCTGTCAACATTGTATGTCACTCAAAGACCCGAAGCAACCCGGAAAACAATGTGGGTCTGATCACAATGGCCAA CAACTGCGAGGTCCTCACCACTTTAACACCAGACACTGGCCGCATACTCTCAAAGCTCCACGCTGTGCAGCCGCAGGGCACAATCTCATTCTGCACCGGCATACGGGTGGCACAC TTGGCACTCAAGCATAGGCAAGGCAAGAACCACAAGGTGAGGATTGTTGCTTTTGTGGGCAGCCCAGTGGAGGACAATGAAAAAGAC CTGGTGAAGTTGGCAAAACgattgaaaaaagaaaaggtcAATGTAGATGTGATCAATTTTGGAGAAGAG GAGGCGAACACAGAGAAACTGACTGCTTTTGTGAACACTCTGAATGGAAAGGAGGGCACAGGTTCTCACCTGGTCACGGTTCCTCCTGGGCCCAGTCTTGCTGATGCTCTGCTCTCTTCTCCCATCCTTGCTGGTGAGGGTGGCACCATGATGGGCCTGGGTGCGAGCGACTTTGAGTTCGGAGTGGACCCCAGTGCTGACCCAGAGCTGGCCCTA GCTCTTCGTGTGTCGATGGAAGAACAAAGACAGAGACAAGAAGAAGAAGCTCGTAGGGCGGCTGCCCAATCAGCAGATGAGGGTGGCATTTCCACCTCTGCAGCAGATG AATCAGAGGAGGCTCTTTTGAAGATATCTGCCTCTCAGCCTGAGACCGTCATGGCTGCACTTCCAGACTTCAGCAGCATGACAGAGGATGAGCAGATAGCATACGCCATGCAGATGTCTCTGGCAGGTGGAG AATTTGCTGAATCGATGGACACCGGCGCTCCAGTGGATACTGCTGAATCTAAG GAGGAGGAGGATTACGATGTAATGCAAGACCCAGAGTTCCTCCAAAGCGTTCTGGAGAACCTGCCTGGTGTTGACCCCAACAATGAGGCCATCCGCAACGCCATGGGTTCCCTGGCTTCTCAGAGCGGAAATAAACAAGAGGGGAAAAAGCACGAAGAGAAGAAGAAATAG
- the psmd4a gene encoding 26S proteasome non-ATPase regulatory subunit 4a isoform X1, whose translation MVLESTMVCVDNSEYMRNGDFLPTRLQAQQDAVNIVCHSKTRSNPENNVGLITMANSNCEVLTTLTPDTGRILSKLHAVQPQGTISFCTGIRVAHLALKHRQGKNHKVRIVAFVGSPVEDNEKDLVKLAKRLKKEKVNVDVINFGEEEANTEKLTAFVNTLNGKEGTGSHLVTVPPGPSLADALLSSPILAGEGGTMMGLGASDFEFGVDPSADPELALALRVSMEEQRQRQEEEARRAAAQSADEGGISTSAADESEEALLKISASQPETVMAALPDFSSMTEDEQIAYAMQMSLAGGEFAESMDTGAPVDTAESKEEEDYDVMQDPEFLQSVLENLPGVDPNNEAIRNAMGSLASQSGNKQEGKKHEEKKK comes from the exons ATGGTGCTCGAAAGTACTATGGTCTG TGTGGACAACAGTGAATACATGAGGAATGGAGACTTTCTGCCTACTAGATTACAGGCACAGCAGGATGCTGTCAACATTGTATGTCACTCAAAGACCCGAAGCAACCCGGAAAACAATGTGGGTCTGATCACAATGGCCAA CAGCAACTGCGAGGTCCTCACCACTTTAACACCAGACACTGGCCGCATACTCTCAAAGCTCCACGCTGTGCAGCCGCAGGGCACAATCTCATTCTGCACCGGCATACGGGTGGCACAC TTGGCACTCAAGCATAGGCAAGGCAAGAACCACAAGGTGAGGATTGTTGCTTTTGTGGGCAGCCCAGTGGAGGACAATGAAAAAGAC CTGGTGAAGTTGGCAAAACgattgaaaaaagaaaaggtcAATGTAGATGTGATCAATTTTGGAGAAGAG GAGGCGAACACAGAGAAACTGACTGCTTTTGTGAACACTCTGAATGGAAAGGAGGGCACAGGTTCTCACCTGGTCACGGTTCCTCCTGGGCCCAGTCTTGCTGATGCTCTGCTCTCTTCTCCCATCCTTGCTGGTGAGGGTGGCACCATGATGGGCCTGGGTGCGAGCGACTTTGAGTTCGGAGTGGACCCCAGTGCTGACCCAGAGCTGGCCCTA GCTCTTCGTGTGTCGATGGAAGAACAAAGACAGAGACAAGAAGAAGAAGCTCGTAGGGCGGCTGCCCAATCAGCAGATGAGGGTGGCATTTCCACCTCTGCAGCAGATG AATCAGAGGAGGCTCTTTTGAAGATATCTGCCTCTCAGCCTGAGACCGTCATGGCTGCACTTCCAGACTTCAGCAGCATGACAGAGGATGAGCAGATAGCATACGCCATGCAGATGTCTCTGGCAGGTGGAG AATTTGCTGAATCGATGGACACCGGCGCTCCAGTGGATACTGCTGAATCTAAG GAGGAGGAGGATTACGATGTAATGCAAGACCCAGAGTTCCTCCAAAGCGTTCTGGAGAACCTGCCTGGTGTTGACCCCAACAATGAGGCCATCCGCAACGCCATGGGTTCCCTGGCTTCTCAGAGCGGAAATAAACAAGAGGGGAAAAAGCACGAAGAGAAGAAGAAATAG